In Paenibacillus larvae subsp. larvae, the following proteins share a genomic window:
- a CDS encoding Arc family DNA-binding protein: MEEQKRFTLRLDLNLFERIKKQAEINKRSIAKEIEHMLEQQFKQNEDNTG; this comes from the coding sequence ATGGAGGAACAAAAGAGGTTTACACTAAGACTTGACTTAAACCTGTTCGAACGTATTAAAAAACAAGCCGAGATAAATAAACGATCTATAGCCAAGGAAATTGAGCATATGTTGGAACAACAATTTAAGCAAAACGAAGACAATACGGGTTAG
- a CDS encoding DMT family transporter — MAWFYLILAGLEEIIAVVAMKYVDGFKRKTPLIIIAAGLGVSFYFLTQAMLIIPSGVAYAVWAGVGSVGIVLVRFFWFKESYSRTQFLFLALIIIGIIGLRLTT, encoded by the coding sequence ATGGCATGGTTTTATTTGATTTTAGCCGGACTTGAGGAGATCATAGCCGTTGTAGCGATGAAGTACGTGGACGGATTCAAGCGGAAAACGCCATTAATTATCATAGCGGCTGGCTTGGGTGTTTCCTTTTATTTTCTTACCCAGGCGATGCTGATCATTCCTTCAGGAGTGGCCTATGCGGTATGGGCAGGTGTAGGTTCCGTAGGTATCGTGCTCGTCAGATTTTTCTGGTTCAAAGAATCGTATTCCAGAACCCAGTTTCTTTTTCTGGCCCTCATTATTATCGGAATTATAGGCTTGCGTTTGACCACGTAG
- a CDS encoding DMT family transporter, translating into MAWILVLVAAVLEIVWASGLKYAETFVEWAGVFLLITISYVLLIQSYKRIQVAIAYTVFVGIGTIGTYVMGIYLGEPFSIPQIVFLLILLTGIIGMKLSTGDKDSGHKKAGVE; encoded by the coding sequence GTGGCATGGATCTTGGTTTTAGTTGCTGCGGTTTTGGAAATTGTTTGGGCATCGGGTTTGAAGTATGCGGAGACTTTTGTGGAATGGGCGGGAGTTTTTCTGCTGATCACAATTAGTTATGTACTGCTTATCCAGTCATACAAGCGAATACAGGTGGCAATTGCTTATACGGTTTTTGTCGGAATCGGGACAATAGGAACTTATGTCATGGGGATTTATCTGGGAGAACCTTTCTCCATTCCGCAGATTGTATTTCTGCTCATATTGCTAACCGGTATTATCGGCATGAAGTTATCTACCGGAGATAAGGATTCCGGTCACAAGAAGGCAGGTGTAGAGTAA
- a CDS encoding TetR family transcriptional regulator encodes MNYKKEEKYQAILHASIEVILEKGFTKTSISEITKRAGVAHGTFYIYFQAKNDLIPAIAELILEKLFSDIKSHAAAGDTIWEKIQALIESTFTITQSFREVIILCYSGVAFNHSFERWEQIYAPYYQWLEGELRTAQERGEISVKITANLVKMIINSIEQAAENYYFTENHQKEHDAKGLKQEVFSFIQRAIR; translated from the coding sequence GTGAACTATAAAAAAGAGGAAAAGTACCAGGCGATACTGCACGCTTCCATTGAGGTTATCCTGGAAAAAGGGTTTACCAAAACCTCCATATCGGAAATAACCAAAAGAGCGGGAGTCGCCCATGGGACCTTCTATATTTATTTCCAGGCGAAGAATGATCTTATTCCGGCTATAGCTGAGCTTATTCTGGAAAAGCTGTTCTCTGATATCAAAAGCCATGCTGCCGCAGGAGATACGATCTGGGAAAAAATTCAGGCTCTTATTGAAAGTACATTCACGATTACCCAATCGTTTCGTGAAGTTATTATCCTATGCTACTCAGGAGTTGCATTTAATCATTCATTTGAAAGATGGGAGCAAATCTATGCTCCTTATTATCAGTGGCTGGAGGGTGAGCTGCGAACAGCACAGGAACGGGGGGAAATCAGTGTAAAGATTACCGCCAACCTGGTAAAGATGATTATCAACTCTATAGAACAGGCGGCGGAGAACTACTACTTTACAGAAAACCATCAAAAAGAGCATGACGCAAAGGGGTTAAAGCAGGAGGTATTCTCGTTTATTCAGCGGGCGATCCGCTAA
- a CDS encoding putative holin-like toxin, translating into METFQALQLMFLFGMFILALLTFIQKMK; encoded by the coding sequence ATGGAGACGTTTCAGGCTCTTCAATTAATGTTCCTATTCGGAATGTTTATTCTAGCGCTACTAACGTTTATCCAGAAAATGAAATAG